The following coding sequences lie in one Deltaproteobacteria bacterium genomic window:
- a CDS encoding PAS domain S-box protein, giving the protein MPTYRLIVEVSPNAMLLVDRDRRIEMVNRSAEQLFGYSRAELLGQAVEMLIPEHLRDAHAAHVHGFYGAPQSRAMGAGRDLHGLRKDGTQVPIEIGLDPIETPEGLFMLASIIDITERKRADRAFRAVVEASPSAMLMVDASGTIRLVNRGIEELFGYPREELIGRAVDVLLPDDVRARHPELVASYFATPESRPMGAGRELFGRRKDGSVVPIEIGLSPIDIEAGQFTLAAIHDITERARRDQELRRSNADLERFAYIASHDLQEPLRMVANYTELLGQRYRGQLDDRADKYIHYATDGAKRMQQLIRDLLAYSRVGAEGKPMVAVEVGTVMERVRRSLGPTILEHEATLKVGPLPTVRADPSQLEQLLQNLVANAIKFHDDAPPVVEVSAALERGRWCFAVRDNGIGIDAEYATRIFEMFQRLHERGRYEGSGIGLAIAKRIVERHGGELWFTSTPGIGTTFFFTLQPTSGSPSSP; this is encoded by the coding sequence ATGCCGACCTATCGCTTGATCGTCGAGGTCTCCCCGAACGCGATGCTGCTGGTCGACCGCGACCGTCGCATCGAGATGGTCAACCGCAGCGCCGAGCAGCTGTTCGGCTACTCGCGCGCGGAGCTGCTGGGGCAGGCGGTCGAGATGCTGATCCCGGAGCACCTCCGCGACGCCCACGCGGCCCACGTCCACGGGTTCTACGGGGCGCCGCAGTCCCGCGCGATGGGAGCCGGGCGCGATCTGCATGGTCTGCGCAAGGACGGCACGCAGGTACCGATCGAGATCGGGCTCGACCCGATCGAGACCCCGGAAGGGCTGTTCATGTTGGCGTCGATCATCGACATCACCGAGCGCAAGCGGGCCGATCGGGCCTTCCGCGCGGTGGTCGAGGCCTCGCCCAGCGCCATGCTGATGGTCGATGCGAGCGGCACGATCCGCCTGGTCAATCGTGGCATCGAGGAGCTGTTCGGCTACCCCCGCGAGGAGCTCATCGGTCGTGCGGTCGACGTGCTGCTGCCCGACGACGTTCGCGCGCGGCATCCCGAGCTCGTGGCGAGCTACTTCGCCACGCCGGAGTCGCGGCCCATGGGCGCAGGACGCGAGCTGTTCGGTCGTCGCAAGGACGGCAGCGTGGTCCCGATCGAGATCGGCCTGAGTCCGATCGACATCGAGGCCGGGCAGTTCACGCTCGCCGCGATCCACGACATCACCGAGCGCGCGCGTCGGGACCAGGAGCTGCGCAGGAGCAACGCCGACCTCGAGCGCTTCGCGTACATCGCCTCGCATGACCTGCAAGAGCCTCTGCGCATGGTCGCCAACTACACCGAGCTGCTCGGCCAGCGCTACCGCGGGCAGCTCGACGACAGGGCCGACAAGTACATCCACTACGCCACCGACGGTGCCAAGCGGATGCAGCAGCTGATCCGCGATCTGCTCGCGTACTCGCGCGTGGGTGCCGAGGGGAAGCCGATGGTCGCCGTCGAGGTCGGCACCGTGATGGAGCGCGTGCGGCGGAGCCTGGGCCCGACGATCCTCGAGCACGAGGCGACGCTGAAGGTCGGGCCACTACCCACCGTGCGGGCGGACCCGAGCCAGCTCGAGCAGCTGCTGCAGAACCTCGTCGCCAACGCGATCAAGTTCCACGACGACGCACCCCCGGTGGTCGAGGTCAGCGCTGCGCTCGAGCGCGGCCGGTGGTGCTTCGCCGTGCGCGACAACGGCATCGGCATCGACGCCGAGTACGCCACCCGCATCTTCGAGATGTTCCAACGCCTGCACGAGCGCGGACGCTACGAGGGCAGTGGTATCGGGCTCGCGATCGCCAAGCGCATCGTCGAGCGACACGGCGGTGAGCTGTGGTTCACCTCGACGCCCGGGATCGGCACGACGTTCTTCTTCACCCTCCAACCCACGTCGGGATCGCCCTCATCGCCATGA
- a CDS encoding response regulator, producing the protein MKPARILLVEDNPGDLELTIDALADSDLVLDVSSAIDGADALNLLRRLVASGEGLPDLVVLDLNLPKLDGREVLAAIRSTPELRTLPVVVLSSSDAERDVLESYAAGANCYVTKPVDLAGFQSAVRSIGGFWLSVVRLP; encoded by the coding sequence ATGAAGCCAGCCCGCATTCTGCTCGTCGAGGACAACCCCGGCGATCTCGAGCTCACGATCGACGCGTTGGCCGACAGCGACCTCGTGCTCGACGTCTCGTCCGCCATCGACGGTGCAGACGCACTCAACCTCCTTCGCCGACTCGTCGCCTCCGGCGAGGGCTTGCCCGATCTGGTCGTGCTCGATCTCAACCTCCCGAAGCTCGACGGGCGCGAGGTACTCGCGGCGATCCGTTCGACGCCCGAGCTGCGCACGCTGCCAGTGGTCGTGCTCTCCTCCTCGGACGCCGAACGTGATGTGCTCGAGAGCTACGCCGCCGGCGCCAACTGCTACGTCACCAAGCCGGTGGATCTCGCGGGCTTCCAGAGTGCTGTGCGTTCGATCGGCGGTTTCTGGTTGAGCGTCGTCCGACTACCGTGA
- a CDS encoding response regulator: MPGEKTRILLVEDNPGDADLTIERLHEAGVAEFEIRCVSTLRETMRALAAEPTDAVILDLDLPDSRGIETVSRVVAAAGTAPVVVVSGSIDENLHRVAQSAGAHDTYSKDEIQSRLFPRSLLHVVERHHARERQMQIEALLDTTPDAILVSNREGIVRYVNEAALGLFCRRREDFIGEPLGFSVHDGESTEIRVDTAGGTKSCELRVVAFQWQGEAAFVAVIRDVTQRKYLEAQLLMNDRLVSMGTLAAGVAHEINNPLAAVVANVTVAIEELSHLMLRRDVIDGVMDALRDTRDAAEQIRQIVRDLKVYSRAEPDETSSTAFEVHHMLDAVARLAWHEVRQRARLVKDYGGKLVVVGNESRMSQVFLNLVINAAQAIPAGAPEFHEIRIRTAREGDGRVVVEVRDTGAGIPLEVRPRLFTPFVTTKPIGSGTGLGLAICQRIVTAAGGRIDYESQLGVGTSFFVRLQAVDDAAARAADVEGRGHDDGPPPAAALRPTKRGRVLAIDDEALVLTTLERALGRVHEVVCESRATNALARIEAGERFDVILCDIMMPEMTGIEFATALEISVPEQAQRIVFVTGGALQADAQNFLEQTEYIRIEKPFDLSMLRAVMQRFLAVGFGDQVVGDA; this comes from the coding sequence ATGCCAGGAGAGAAGACCCGAATCCTGCTGGTCGAGGACAACCCGGGTGATGCCGATCTCACCATCGAGCGACTGCACGAGGCCGGTGTCGCAGAGTTCGAGATCCGCTGCGTCTCGACCCTGCGCGAGACCATGCGCGCGCTCGCAGCCGAGCCCACCGATGCGGTGATCCTCGACCTCGACCTGCCCGACTCGCGGGGCATCGAGACCGTGTCTCGAGTGGTCGCGGCCGCTGGAACGGCGCCGGTGGTGGTGGTCTCGGGCTCGATCGACGAGAACCTGCATCGCGTCGCCCAGTCGGCCGGCGCGCACGACACGTACAGCAAGGACGAGATCCAGAGCCGACTGTTCCCACGCAGCCTGCTGCACGTGGTCGAGCGTCACCACGCCCGCGAGCGCCAGATGCAGATCGAGGCCCTGCTCGACACGACGCCCGACGCCATCCTGGTCTCCAACCGCGAGGGCATCGTGCGCTACGTGAACGAGGCGGCGTTGGGCCTGTTCTGCCGTCGCCGCGAGGACTTCATCGGCGAGCCGCTCGGCTTCTCCGTGCACGATGGCGAGTCGACCGAGATCCGCGTCGATACCGCTGGCGGCACGAAGTCGTGTGAGCTGCGCGTGGTTGCGTTCCAGTGGCAAGGTGAAGCGGCGTTCGTGGCGGTGATCCGCGACGTCACCCAGCGGAAGTACCTCGAGGCCCAGCTGCTCATGAACGATCGCCTGGTCTCGATGGGTACGCTCGCCGCCGGCGTTGCACACGAGATCAACAACCCGCTGGCGGCGGTGGTTGCCAACGTGACGGTTGCGATCGAGGAACTCTCGCACCTCATGCTGCGCCGCGACGTGATCGACGGCGTCATGGATGCCCTCCGCGACACCCGCGACGCCGCCGAGCAGATCCGTCAGATCGTGCGCGACCTGAAGGTCTACTCGCGCGCCGAGCCCGATGAGACCAGCTCGACCGCCTTCGAGGTCCACCACATGCTCGACGCGGTCGCACGTCTGGCGTGGCATGAGGTTCGGCAGCGCGCCCGCCTGGTCAAGGACTACGGCGGCAAGTTGGTGGTGGTCGGCAACGAGTCGCGCATGAGCCAGGTCTTCCTCAACCTCGTGATCAACGCCGCGCAGGCGATCCCGGCGGGTGCCCCGGAATTCCACGAGATCCGCATCCGCACCGCACGCGAAGGCGACGGCCGGGTCGTCGTCGAGGTTCGTGACACCGGCGCAGGCATTCCGCTCGAGGTGCGTCCGCGCCTGTTCACGCCGTTCGTCACGACCAAGCCGATCGGCTCGGGCACCGGCTTGGGCCTGGCGATCTGCCAGCGCATCGTCACCGCCGCGGGCGGAAGGATCGACTACGAGAGTCAGCTCGGGGTCGGCACGTCGTTCTTCGTACGCCTGCAGGCCGTCGACGACGCGGCGGCGAGGGCCGCCGACGTCGAGGGCCGCGGTCACGACGATGGCCCACCGCCGGCCGCGGCGCTGCGCCCCACGAAGCGCGGCCGCGTGCTCGCGATCGACGACGAGGCGTTGGTGCTCACGACCCTCGAGCGCGCGCTCGGTCGCGTGCACGAGGTCGTCTGCGAGAGCCGTGCAACCAACGCGCTGGCGCGGATCGAGGCCGGCGAGCGCTTCGACGTCATCCTGTGCGACATCATGATGCCCGAGATGACCGGGATCGAGTTCGCGACCGCGCTCGAGATCTCGGTGCCGGAGCAGGCGCAGCGCATCGTCTTCGTCACCGGCGGCGCCCTGCAGGCCGACGCGCAGAACTTCCTCGAACAGACCGAGTACATCCGCATCGAGAAGCCGTTCGATCTGTCGATGCTGCGAGCAGTGATGCAGCGGTTCTTGGCCGTTGGATTCGGCGACCAGGTCGTTGGCGACGCGTGA
- a CDS encoding radical SAM protein, giving the protein MPRSGTRWARPLAPGERPTPKLAVWEFTLACDQKCVACGPRAGRARPDELTTDEALKLVEELAQLGVGEVDLIGGEAYLRADVLLVIRAIRQAGMKASMVTGGLNLTRARADALVEAGLQFVSVSIDGLEASHDALRGTPGGWRRAFAALRHAQAAGISTGANSQINAKSRHDLPALAELLADAGVRAWQMFLTMPHGNAADHPELLLQPYDLLEVFAMLDEMIPRARARGIRIWPGNNLGYFGPVEHELRQSQNQGAHYRGCQAGLTGIGIEADGAIKSCPSLGGPTNTGGSWREHGLRALWEGAEPMRYVERRTLDDLWGYCRECYYASTCMAGCTATSEPLLGRPGNNPYCHHRALELDRMGLRERVEQVAAAGPEAFAHGLFRLIREHTDPALRAAGPVQIDEPRTGRDRDPSGPGHTIELGVSEDGLEGMAT; this is encoded by the coding sequence TTGCCGCGTTCGGGTACGCGTTGGGCTCGACCGCTGGCGCCGGGCGAGCGACCGACGCCGAAGCTCGCGGTCTGGGAGTTCACGCTCGCGTGCGATCAGAAGTGCGTCGCGTGTGGGCCACGCGCGGGTCGTGCTCGACCCGACGAGCTCACCACCGACGAGGCGTTGAAGCTCGTCGAAGAGCTCGCCCAGCTCGGTGTCGGTGAGGTCGACCTGATCGGCGGCGAGGCCTACCTGCGTGCCGACGTGTTGCTCGTGATCCGGGCGATTCGGCAGGCCGGCATGAAGGCATCGATGGTCACCGGTGGGCTCAATCTCACTCGCGCCCGTGCGGACGCGCTGGTCGAGGCTGGTCTGCAGTTCGTGTCGGTGTCGATCGACGGGCTCGAAGCCAGCCACGACGCGCTGCGCGGCACGCCCGGCGGATGGCGCCGCGCCTTTGCGGCGCTCCGCCATGCCCAGGCCGCGGGCATCTCGACGGGGGCGAACAGCCAGATCAACGCCAAGAGCCGCCACGATCTGCCCGCGCTCGCCGAGCTGCTCGCCGACGCGGGGGTGCGCGCGTGGCAGATGTTCTTGACGATGCCGCACGGCAACGCAGCGGATCACCCCGAGCTGTTGCTGCAGCCCTACGACCTGCTCGAGGTCTTCGCGATGCTCGACGAGATGATCCCGCGCGCACGCGCACGCGGCATCCGGATCTGGCCGGGCAACAACCTCGGCTACTTCGGCCCGGTCGAGCACGAGCTGCGCCAGTCGCAGAACCAGGGCGCCCACTATCGTGGCTGTCAGGCCGGCCTCACCGGCATCGGCATCGAAGCCGACGGCGCGATCAAGAGCTGTCCGAGCCTGGGCGGGCCGACCAACACCGGGGGCAGCTGGCGCGAGCACGGGCTGCGCGCGCTGTGGGAAGGCGCGGAGCCGATGCGTTACGTGGAGCGCCGCACGCTCGACGACCTGTGGGGCTACTGCCGCGAGTGCTACTACGCCTCGACTTGCATGGCCGGCTGCACGGCGACCAGCGAGCCGTTGCTCGGGCGCCCCGGCAACAACCCCTACTGTCATCATCGCGCGCTCGAGCTCGACCGCATGGGGCTGCGCGAGCGCGTCGAACAGGTTGCGGCGGCGGGCCCAGAGGCCTTCGCGCACGGCCTCTTCCGCTTGATTCGCGAGCACACCGATCCGGCGCTGCGGGCCGCCGGGCCGGTGCAGATCGATGAGCCCCGCACCGGACGCGACCGCGACCCTTCGGGGCCGGGTCACACAATCGAACTCGGTGTCTCCGAGGATGGACTCGAAGGGATGGCAACGTGA
- a CDS encoding membrane dipeptidase has protein sequence MLGSRAAILLVAFSFGCHSDGGGTAVGDSTGTTAAGSTSTTAGSSDAASDSGGGTPIDPESLGHSCVVVRGGDTWLARSGDAFGFSATAAADATSFRLQPSDLATYLLYDAERGYLVAEDGPLLRQTQLESDLTRVDDDYVSGAEWIVEPAAGATVHLRNRRTDRLLGASGLVDDEASALAIALDAGDGCTDHPELTLDATGTPTKTTFDDGTVYGIVDTHSHILSNFGFGGGGIFHGAPFHRLGIEHALADCAPFHGENGRKDFFGYAFDSAGADGADIASVIPDLIAGSLSVDAHATAGYPTFTEWPSAPTRSTHQMQYYKWLERAWLGGLRLVVQHATTNSAICHMIAGQGLQPVRYSCEDMVAVDRIIDETYALERYIDAQSGGSGKGWFRVVTTPADAREVIAAGKLAVVLGIETSDLFDCRLVPREGGPTCDADFLRAQLDAYRDRGVRAVFPVHKYDNAFGPGDGDRAFIELGNFFNSGHWSNFTQECPAERPARFDNGDVQFGGLNMPREQFDAPPPNDFSNFPGAPLATALPYINAISAPALVGDYCQNASMTTLGETLMREMMLRGMIIEIDHLPQWSYQRAFELLEENDYPAVGSHGGTYDGRLYELGGVSKTGLGECREDTPGAMTQRLRDRIEEIVAHGGYPAEGFGFDLNGFAGAPGGRFEAGACATAQADPVTYPFTSFAGDVEFTQPMLGERVVDYANEGFVHIGMLPEMLEDARRDATSDDDLEPLFHSAEGYLRMWERAEQRAGELQ, from the coding sequence ATGCTCGGATCTCGCGCCGCCATTCTCCTCGTCGCGTTCTCCTTCGGCTGCCACTCCGACGGCGGCGGCACGGCCGTCGGCGACAGCACCGGCACCACCGCGGCGGGATCGACCTCCACCACCGCGGGCAGCAGCGACGCCGCCAGCGACAGCGGCGGCGGCACGCCCATCGATCCCGAGTCGCTCGGCCACAGCTGCGTGGTCGTGCGGGGCGGTGACACCTGGCTCGCGCGCAGCGGCGATGCGTTCGGCTTCTCCGCGACCGCGGCCGCCGACGCCACATCATTCCGCCTGCAGCCGTCGGACCTCGCGACCTACCTGCTCTACGACGCCGAGCGCGGCTACCTCGTGGCCGAGGACGGCCCCTTGCTGCGCCAGACCCAGCTCGAGTCGGACCTCACGCGGGTCGATGACGATTACGTCTCGGGCGCCGAGTGGATCGTCGAACCCGCCGCCGGTGCGACCGTGCACCTGCGCAACCGTCGAACCGATCGCCTGCTCGGCGCGAGCGGACTGGTCGACGACGAGGCCAGCGCGCTGGCGATTGCGCTCGATGCCGGCGACGGCTGCACCGACCACCCCGAGCTCACGCTCGACGCCACCGGCACCCCCACCAAGACCACCTTCGACGACGGCACCGTCTACGGCATCGTCGACACGCACTCGCACATCCTCTCGAACTTCGGCTTCGGCGGCGGCGGCATCTTCCACGGCGCGCCGTTCCACCGCTTGGGCATCGAGCATGCGCTCGCCGACTGTGCGCCATTCCACGGCGAGAACGGTCGCAAGGACTTCTTCGGCTACGCGTTCGACTCGGCGGGCGCCGACGGTGCCGACATCGCCTCGGTCATCCCCGATCTGATCGCCGGCTCGCTCTCGGTCGACGCCCACGCCACCGCCGGCTACCCCACGTTCACCGAGTGGCCCAGCGCGCCGACCCGGTCGACCCATCAGATGCAGTACTACAAGTGGCTCGAGCGCGCATGGCTGGGCGGGCTTCGGCTGGTCGTGCAGCACGCCACCACCAACTCGGCGATCTGCCACATGATCGCCGGCCAGGGCCTGCAGCCGGTGCGCTACTCGTGCGAAGACATGGTCGCCGTCGATCGCATCATCGACGAGACCTACGCGCTCGAGCGCTACATCGACGCGCAATCCGGCGGCAGCGGCAAGGGCTGGTTCCGCGTGGTCACGACCCCCGCCGACGCTCGCGAGGTGATCGCCGCCGGCAAGCTCGCCGTGGTGCTCGGCATCGAGACCTCGGATCTGTTCGACTGCCGGCTGGTGCCGCGCGAGGGCGGCCCGACCTGCGACGCCGACTTCCTGCGCGCACAGCTCGACGCCTACCGCGACCGCGGCGTGCGGGCGGTGTTCCCCGTGCACAAGTACGACAACGCGTTCGGCCCCGGCGATGGCGACCGCGCGTTCATCGAGCTCGGCAACTTCTTCAACTCCGGTCACTGGTCGAACTTCACGCAGGAGTGCCCGGCGGAGCGCCCGGCTCGCTTCGACAACGGTGACGTGCAGTTCGGCGGCCTCAACATGCCGCGCGAGCAGTTCGATGCGCCGCCGCCGAACGACTTCAGCAACTTCCCGGGCGCACCGCTGGCGACCGCCCTGCCCTACATCAACGCGATCTCGGCGCCTGCGCTGGTCGGCGACTACTGCCAGAACGCGAGCATGACGACGCTCGGCGAGACGCTCATGCGCGAGATGATGCTGCGCGGGATGATCATCGAGATCGATCACTTGCCGCAGTGGTCGTACCAGCGGGCCTTCGAGCTGCTCGAGGAGAACGACTACCCCGCGGTCGGCTCGCACGGCGGCACCTACGACGGCCGGCTCTACGAGCTCGGCGGCGTGTCGAAGACCGGCCTCGGCGAGTGCCGCGAAGACACCCCCGGCGCGATGACGCAGCGCCTGCGCGATCGCATCGAAGAGATCGTCGCGCATGGTGGCTATCCCGCCGAGGGCTTCGGCTTCGACCTCAACGGCTTCGCCGGCGCGCCCGGTGGGCGCTTCGAGGCCGGCGCCTGCGCGACGGCACAGGCCGATCCCGTCACCTACCCGTTCACGTCCTTCGCCGGCGACGTCGAGTTCACGCAGCCGATGCTCGGCGAGCGCGTCGTCGACTACGCCAACGAGGGCTTCGTACACATTGGGATGCTGCCCGAGATGCTCGAGGACGCCCGCCGCGACGCCACCTCCGACGACGACCTCGAGCCGCTGTTCCACTCCGCCGAGGGCTACCTCCGCATGTGGGAGCGGGCCGAGCAGCGCGCGGGCGAGCTGCAGTGA
- a CDS encoding DNA/RNA non-specific endonuclease encodes MLATDKEMAESLKNLSALPRGEGFGVTPDTARALVIATPRPGTRTDEGVEPPGGFVAEAIVLDHARPSLLVRNGRISLPTSALWRQRLQPHSFELEQSVAAVGRIELLNHDSLDWIGTGWAVGDRAIVTNRHVALHFARKKGRGFAFVTNARGKTIGARVDFREEHRTRKVNEVGVEKILWITADSSKQPDLALLWLSNSAHLPDPIPLSTRKPKKGAYVGVVGYPARDSRNDSDLMSEIFGDIYGVKRFAPGMVTSVSKGFWFGHDASTLGGNSGSLVLDLESGKAFGVHFGGKFHEENYAVKADTLKRLMSRAKVSSKAKAPTVEEEAVKDRPREASWFEDGREGYDPKFLGNTAAHRVPLPRLGKWASKVVKRTGARGANAHVLPYTHFSVVLCRTRKLPLYAAVNIDGNELFKIVRKADRWYFDPRVPLKYQTGNEAYSNNAFDRGHMVRRQDPVWGTRATATVANGDTFHYTNAAPQHDSMNQETWLSLEDYVLENAAAYGLRVTVFNGPVFADDDPKYRNIRLPQRFWKIAVLVDEDTDRLSATGYLLTQVDEVADTTDEFVYGQHRTYQVPIAHIENLTGLGFGKLAEHDPLRDVEIVEGREQATMRPIERGEDIVFSR; translated from the coding sequence ATGCTCGCCACCGACAAGGAGATGGCAGAGTCGCTGAAGAACCTGTCCGCGTTGCCGCGCGGCGAGGGCTTCGGCGTCACACCAGACACTGCGCGCGCGCTCGTGATCGCGACGCCGCGACCGGGCACCCGCACCGACGAAGGCGTGGAGCCGCCGGGCGGCTTCGTCGCCGAGGCGATCGTGCTCGACCACGCGCGGCCGTCATTGCTCGTTCGCAACGGCCGCATCTCACTGCCGACCTCGGCGCTGTGGCGCCAACGACTGCAGCCGCACTCCTTCGAACTCGAGCAGAGCGTTGCCGCGGTGGGCCGCATCGAGCTGCTCAACCACGACTCGCTCGACTGGATCGGCACCGGCTGGGCAGTCGGTGACCGCGCCATCGTCACCAATCGACACGTCGCGCTGCACTTCGCGCGCAAGAAGGGACGCGGCTTCGCCTTCGTGACCAACGCGCGTGGCAAGACCATCGGCGCGCGCGTCGACTTCCGCGAAGAGCACCGCACTCGCAAGGTCAACGAGGTCGGGGTGGAGAAGATCCTGTGGATCACCGCCGACAGCAGCAAGCAGCCCGATCTCGCACTGCTGTGGCTATCGAACTCCGCCCATCTCCCCGACCCGATCCCGCTGTCGACCCGCAAGCCGAAGAAGGGCGCCTACGTCGGCGTGGTCGGCTACCCGGCCCGCGACAGCCGCAACGACTCCGATCTGATGTCGGAGATCTTCGGCGACATCTACGGCGTCAAGCGCTTCGCGCCTGGCATGGTCACCTCGGTCTCGAAGGGCTTCTGGTTCGGACACGACGCGTCGACCCTGGGCGGCAACTCGGGCTCGCTGGTGCTCGACCTCGAGTCGGGCAAGGCTTTCGGCGTGCACTTCGGCGGCAAATTCCACGAGGAGAACTACGCCGTGAAGGCCGACACGCTCAAGCGCCTGATGAGTCGCGCGAAGGTGTCGAGCAAGGCCAAGGCGCCCACGGTCGAGGAGGAGGCCGTCAAGGACAGGCCGCGCGAGGCCTCGTGGTTCGAGGATGGGCGCGAAGGCTACGATCCGAAGTTTCTCGGCAACACCGCTGCGCATCGTGTGCCGCTGCCGCGGCTCGGCAAGTGGGCGAGCAAGGTCGTGAAGCGAACCGGCGCGCGCGGGGCCAACGCTCACGTCCTGCCGTACACCCACTTCTCGGTCGTGCTGTGCCGCACCCGCAAGCTGCCGCTGTACGCCGCCGTGAACATCGACGGCAACGAGCTCTTCAAGATCGTGCGCAAGGCCGACCGCTGGTACTTCGACCCGCGCGTCCCGCTCAAGTACCAGACCGGCAACGAGGCCTACAGCAACAACGCATTCGATCGCGGCCACATGGTCCGGCGGCAGGATCCCGTGTGGGGCACGCGCGCGACCGCGACCGTGGCCAATGGCGACACGTTCCACTACACCAACGCCGCGCCGCAGCACGATTCGATGAACCAGGAGACATGGTTGTCGCTCGAGGACTACGTGCTCGAGAATGCGGCCGCCTACGGCCTGCGGGTCACCGTCTTCAACGGCCCGGTCTTCGCCGACGACGACCCCAAGTACCGCAATATCCGCCTACCGCAGCGCTTCTGGAAGATCGCGGTGCTCGTCGACGAAGATACCGACCGCCTCTCGGCCACCGGCTACCTGCTCACGCAGGTCGACGAGGTTGCCGACACCACCGACGAGTTCGTCTACGGCCAGCACCGCACCTACCAGGTGCCCATCGCCCACATCGAGAATCTCACCGGTCTCGGCTTCGGCAAGCTCGCTGAGCACGATCCGCTGCGCGACGTCGAGATCGTCGAAGGTCGCGAGCAGGCGACGATGCGCCCGATCGAGCGCGGCGAAGACATCGTGTTCTCGCGGTGA
- a CDS encoding putative metal-binding motif-containing protein: MSLDLGTAIAGEGPIAFAIESPPTDTNGTHFWSKEGDPAGAASLQLDILVVDADGDGVNDGPDCDDTNPAVNPGASESCNGIDDDCDGDTDEGCDGVDSGSSDGGGDGATTTAGSSDGDGGSPLSAGPGFGDTDTGCGCTAAHDDGHGWSVLPLLLAVGVVRPRRRGRASARPPRRPAGT; this comes from the coding sequence CTGTCGCTCGACCTCGGCACCGCGATCGCCGGCGAAGGGCCGATCGCGTTCGCGATCGAGTCGCCACCCACCGATACCAACGGCACGCACTTCTGGTCGAAGGAGGGCGACCCTGCAGGCGCGGCCTCGCTGCAGCTCGACATCCTGGTCGTCGACGCCGATGGCGACGGCGTCAACGACGGCCCGGATTGCGACGACACCAATCCCGCCGTGAACCCCGGCGCGAGCGAGAGCTGCAACGGCATCGACGACGATTGCGACGGCGACACCGACGAGGGCTGCGACGGCGTCGACTCTGGCAGCAGCGACGGCGGCGGCGACGGTGCGACCACCACCGCGGGCAGCAGCGACGGCGACGGTGGCTCGCCGCTGTCGGCGGGGCCGGGCTTCGGCGACACCGACACCGGCTGTGGCTGCACCGCCGCCCACGATGACGGCCACGGTTGGTCGGTGCTGCCGCTGCTGCTCGCGGTCGGCGTCGTCAGGCCGCGTCGCCGCGGGCGCGCCAGCGCGAGACCACCCCGACGTCCTGCAGGTACGTGA
- a CDS encoding radical SAM protein, whose amino-acid sequence MTGLTEHTDLILDGTKIAWHQDRVDAWLRGERIAPITIDMALTRACNFACEYCYAMLQENDRKVITRDVIFGFLEDCAEIGVRGISFVSDGESTISPVFADAVRYGHELGLSMAVGTNGLALTRMRLEEILPHLTYLRVNISAGERERYAQIMGVRESWFDQVCQNIRDMVEIKQRDALPVTIGMQMVVMPQYGDQILPLARLGQELRPDYLVLKHCSDSEDGELGVDYAAYDRIYEQLRAAEALSDDTYKVVVKWSKIEAKGKRSYQRCYGPPFMIQLSGSGLVAPCGMLFNERYKKFHIGNICETRFKDIWASDRYWEVMNHLASPSFNAQKMCGSLCLQHKVNEALDAVQKDLVQLRRPDGVEPQHLAFV is encoded by the coding sequence ATGACCGGCCTCACCGAACACACCGATCTGATCCTCGACGGCACCAAGATCGCGTGGCACCAGGACCGCGTCGACGCGTGGCTCCGCGGCGAACGCATCGCGCCGATCACGATCGACATGGCGCTGACCCGCGCGTGCAACTTCGCGTGTGAGTACTGCTACGCGATGCTGCAGGAGAACGACCGCAAGGTCATCACCCGCGACGTGATCTTCGGCTTCCTCGAGGACTGCGCCGAGATCGGCGTGCGCGGCATCAGCTTCGTGTCCGACGGCGAGAGCACCATCTCGCCGGTGTTCGCCGATGCGGTCCGCTACGGCCACGAGCTCGGGCTCTCGATGGCGGTCGGCACCAACGGGCTCGCGCTCACGCGCATGCGCCTCGAGGAGATTCTGCCCCACCTGACGTACCTGCGCGTGAACATCTCCGCCGGCGAACGCGAGCGCTACGCCCAGATCATGGGCGTGCGCGAGTCGTGGTTCGATCAGGTGTGCCAGAACATCCGCGACATGGTCGAGATCAAGCAGCGCGACGCGCTGCCGGTGACGATCGGGATGCAGATGGTGGTGATGCCGCAGTACGGCGATCAGATCCTGCCGCTGGCGCGTCTCGGGCAGGAGCTGCGGCCGGACTACCTCGTGCTCAAGCACTGCTCGGACTCCGAGGACGGCGAGCTCGGCGTCGACTACGCCGCCTACGACCGCATCTACGAGCAGCTGCGTGCCGCCGAGGCCCTGTCCGACGACACGTACAAGGTCGTGGTCAAGTGGTCGAAGATCGAGGCCAAGGGCAAGCGCTCGTATCAGCGCTGCTACGGCCCGCCCTTCATGATCCAATTGTCGGGCTCGGGGCTGGTCGCGCCGTGCGGCATGCTCTTCAACGAGCGCTATAAGAAGTTCCACATCGGCAACATCTGCGAGACCCGCTTCAAGGACATCTGGGCCAGCGACCGCTACTGGGAGGTGATGAACCACCTGGCTTCGCCGAGCTTCAATGCCCAGAAGATGTGCGGCTCGCTGTGTCTACAGCACAAGGTCAACGAGGCGCTCGACGCGGTGCAGAAGGACCTCGTGCAGCTGCGCCGACCGGACGGCGTGGAGCCGCAGCATCTCGCCTTCGTGTGA